A stretch of Lepisosteus oculatus isolate fLepOcu1 chromosome 11, fLepOcu1.hap2, whole genome shotgun sequence DNA encodes these proteins:
- the LOC102694875 gene encoding uncharacterized protein yields the protein MSMQKQLSIRDGACRPITALGYHPSRREVITGCADGVIKWWDIESGKLSIKAAKHSGMVTSFLYWEEAKLLLSASNDGTVLAWTTGATIYDKIEMGRPVFSMAINLRRHQLVCGFKSRIVVYPLDENRTSGHIIRMSESSTDRRHKDIVSCIVCHDAQIYTGGYDRRFIVFDTSSYPKENGLTAVQCNSSAHEAGITALLLVKESENTRLLTGSFDNAVCIWSQDGQLIQKLSFSGVITGLCYASCVDLVWIACRSPFATLLEPKSGEIASDFIDTFQKIETGPRLERLLYLAENNSVVGTAGHNHVIVWKWKKARSTTVLQNRQSVDCLAYTMKKPILLFSGHSDGSVTKWERMNSSNYIYSKESFKICEHVQKARSQSHSLKPKKNTNAGEKSPGAKLRRSKSSDGTMVQDKQNEPSSFTRSVFVEELDLLALSSENGRVYLWGFDDSLSSIVKLMPNQSSVCPETRKKFHFLLDQASESQSKDSSGEEDNPDAATNRVSGFSCKKVLLGHFQSVSALAVVGKGSPYNTVFLISGGWDRRLCVWDLKKGVLQDTFSNADLENWHEFKEVACDGAILDLAYSPKRNEFAYSSSDGLIYLRQFSPVGREMKLINVMRGHESDVTAVIWHHSRSQWISGSEDSTIRIWSENGMQCENILFTNGAVGCLAFDHFNGCLLAGVLNVLRVYDLDSCLQVQSRHGHTDTIRAVLHIPERNQYITGSSDKTIQMWNTYSKSPP from the exons ATGTCCATGCAGAAACAACTGTCGATCAGGGATGGTGCCTGTCGCCCCATCACAGCTCTGGGGTACCACCCCTCAAGGAGAGAGGTCATCACCGGCTGTGCTG ATGGAGTTATTAAATGGTGGGATATAGAAAGTGGAAAACTATCCATCAAAGCTGCCAAGCATTCTGGAATGGTCACCAGTTTCCTATACTGGGAAGAAGCAAAGCTCCTCCTTTCTGCATCAAATGATGGAACTGTACTTGCATGGACCACAGGTGCCACCATATATGACAAGATAGAG ATGGGCAGGCCTGTTTTCTCCATGGCTATTAATCTCCGTCGACATCAGCTGGTGTGTGGTTTTAAGAGTAGGATCGTTGTCTACCCTTTGGATGAGAACAGGACTTCTGGCCATATCATTAGGATGTCAGAGAGCTCCACTGACCGCAGACACAAGGATATCGTGTCCTGCATAGTGTGCCATGATGCTCAGATTTACACGGGCGG CTATGACAGAAGGTTTATCGTCTTTGACACCAGCTCCTACCCCAAAGAGAACGggctgacagcagtgcagtGTAACTCCAGCGCCCATGAGGCTGGCATCACAGCTTTGCTGCTAGTAAAGGAGAGCGAGAACACGCG CCTGCTGACAGGTTCCTTTGACAATGCCGTGTGTATATGGTCCCAGGACGGGCAGCTCATTCAGAAGCTGAGCTTCTCTGGAGTGATCACAGGGCTGTGTTACGCATCCTGCGTTGACCTTGTGTGGATTGCCTGTAGGTCACCATTCGCCACCCTGCTGGAACCCAAATCTGGAGAGATT GCGTCTGATTTTATTGATACCTTCCAAAAGATAGAAACTGGGCCCAGGCTTGAACGACTTTTATACTTAGCAGAAAATAACTCTGTTGTTG GCACTGCAGGCCACAACCATGTGATAGTATGGAAATGGAAAAAAGCCAGGAGCACCACTGTCCTTCAGAACAGACAGTCTGTGGATTGTCTGGCTTACA CAATGAAAAAGCCCATTCTGCTCTTCAGTGGCCACAGTGATGGGAGTGTGACAAAATGGGAAAGGATGAATTCCTCTAATTATATTTACAG taaagAGTCCTTCAAGATATGTGAACACGTCCAGAAAGCTAGAAGCCAGTCACACAGTTTAAAACCGAAGAAGAATACAAATGCTGGTGAAAAAAGTCCTGGAGCAAAATTGAGGAGAAGCAAATCATCAGATGGCACCATGGTTCAAGACAAGCAGAATGAGCCATCAAGTTTTACAAG GAGTGTGTTTGTTGAAGAGTTGGATCTGCTTGCTCTGTCCTCTGAGAATGGTAGAGTTTATCTCTGGGGCTTTGATGACTCCCTCTCCAGCATTGTCAAGCTGATGCCAAATCAGTCCAGTGTCTGCCCAGAAACAAGAAAG AAGTTCCATTTCCTGCTGGACCAAGCCAGTGAGTCACAGAGCAAAGACTCTTCAGGGGAGGAGGATAATCCTGATGCTGCAACTAACCGAGTCTCAG GATTTAGCTGTAAGAAGGTTTTGCTTGGACACTTTCAGTCTGTCTCTGCACTTGCAGTGGTTGGCAAAGGAAGTCCTTATAACACTGTATTCTTG ATCAGCGGAGGTTGGGACAGAAGACTCTGTGTCTGGGATTTAAAGAAAGGTGTTCTGCAGGACACCTTCAGCAATGCTGACTTAGAGAACTGGCATGAGTTTAAGGAGGTGGCATGTGATGGAGCCATTTTAGACCTGGCCTATTCCccaaagag GAATGAGTTTGCTTACTCCTCCAGCGATGGGCTTATCTACTTGCGCCAGTTCAGCCCTGTGGGCAGAGAGATGAAGCTAATCAATGTGATGCGGGGGCACGAGAGTGATGTCACTGCTGTCATATGGCACCACAGTCGAAGTCAGTGGATCAGCGGCTCAGAGGACAGCACCATACGTATATGG agtgAAAATGGCATGCAATGTGAAAACATCTTATTCACAAATGGAGCTGTAGGCTGCCTTGCCTTTGACCATTTCAATGGCTGTCTCTTGGCTGGAGTACTAAACGTGTTAAG ggtgTATGACCTGGATTCATGTTTACAAGTGCAGTCTCGTCATGGGCACACAGATACCATTCGTGCTGTTTTACATATCCCAGAAAGGAATCAG TACATCACAGGCTCTTCAGACAAAACAATACAGATGTGGAACACCTACAGCAAGTCTCCTCcttga